One window of the Eucalyptus grandis isolate ANBG69807.140 chromosome 8, ASM1654582v1, whole genome shotgun sequence genome contains the following:
- the LOC104416440 gene encoding nudix hydrolase 2, with the protein FYYNQTLDTSKNLKPSPPFQVLVVQEKSGKRVWKLPTGVVNEGEDIWCGAVREVKEETGVDTEFVEVLCFRQSHQAFFTKSDLLFLCVLRPKSTLIEKQEVEIEAAEVHSHLQIFLILVEVRRLY; encoded by the exons TTCTATTACAACCAGACACTCGATACTTCAAAGAATTTAAAACCTTCCCCTCCTTTCCAGGTGCTTGTAGTCCAGGAGAAGAGTGGAAAGCGTGTATGGAAGCTCCCCACTGGAGTTGTTAACGAG GGCGAGGATATATGGTGTGGAGCTGTGAGAGAAGTAAAGGAAGAGACAGGA GTAGATACTGAATTCGTTGAGGTCCTCTGTTTCAG GCAAAGCCACCAAGCGTTCTTCACAAAATCAGATTTGCTCTTCCTGTGCGTGCTTCGGCCTAAATCAACTTTAATCGAGAAACAGGAAGTAGAGATCGAGGCAGCCGAGGTACATTCGCACTTGCAGATCTTCTTGATTTTGGTAGAAGTACGAAGACTTTACTGA